In a genomic window of Halobiforma lacisalsi AJ5:
- a CDS encoding cobalt-precorrin-4/precorrin-4 C(11)-methyltransferase, which produces MTGNTDADGENRIDTDGESGLPDEFDERIVEHSAGDEQEGIPFVGAGPGDPRLLTVAGKELLEDADLVVHAGSLVNSELLEAYCDGAELVNSVGKDLKELVPLMRDAYEEGRTVVRLHSGDPAIYGAALEQMDALEGEGVPTYFVPGVTSAFAASATLRTQLTLNEVANHVAFTRPQGKTLSEEEDHVSEFVGMGDVTTCLYLGTHAVRETMERLLADGHDPETPVAVVYHASWPDEDVIVGTIDDIADRVEAAGYRASALVVIGEAVTGAGYERSYLYGDWANDGSNGGSNDADEAEID; this is translated from the coding sequence ATGACCGGAAACACGGACGCAGACGGCGAGAATCGTATCGATACCGACGGGGAGTCCGGCCTCCCGGACGAGTTCGACGAGCGGATCGTCGAGCACAGCGCCGGCGACGAGCAGGAGGGGATCCCGTTCGTCGGCGCCGGCCCCGGCGATCCGCGGCTGCTGACCGTCGCCGGGAAGGAACTGCTCGAGGACGCGGACCTCGTGGTTCACGCCGGCTCGCTGGTCAACAGCGAACTCCTCGAGGCCTACTGCGACGGCGCCGAACTCGTGAACTCGGTCGGCAAGGACCTCAAGGAACTCGTTCCCCTGATGCGGGACGCCTACGAGGAGGGCCGGACCGTCGTCCGCCTCCACAGCGGCGATCCCGCGATCTACGGGGCCGCCCTCGAACAAATGGACGCCCTGGAGGGCGAAGGCGTGCCGACCTACTTCGTTCCGGGCGTCACCTCCGCGTTCGCGGCCAGCGCGACGCTGCGGACGCAACTGACGCTCAACGAGGTGGCGAACCACGTGGCGTTCACCCGACCGCAGGGCAAGACCCTGAGCGAGGAGGAAGACCACGTCTCCGAGTTCGTGGGGATGGGCGACGTGACGACCTGTCTCTACCTCGGGACCCACGCCGTCCGGGAGACGATGGAGCGGCTGCTCGCGGACGGCCACGACCCCGAAACGCCGGTCGCGGTGGTCTACCACGCCTCCTGGCCGGACGAGGACGTGATCGTCGGGACGATCGACGACATCGCGGACAGGGTCGAGGCGGCCGGCTACCGCGCCTCGGCGCTGGTCGTCATCGGCGAGGCCGTGACGGGTGCGGGCTACGAACGGTCCTACCTCTATGGCGACTGGGCGAACGACGGATCGAACGGCGGATCGAACGACGCCGACGAAGCTGAGATCGACTGA
- a CDS encoding cobalt-factor II C(20)-methyltransferase, whose protein sequence is MTLYGVGLGPGDADLVTVRGKRVLERADVVYSPGRLSRTVALEHVDESTIGDLEFPMTRDEEKLRSAWKAAAEEVASTAADGDVAFVTLGDPNVYSTFGHLHRTMAAFHPDVELEIVPGVSAVTAFATALGVEIEAGAGLALREAAGGASPTGPDRMILFKVTDAPATHEGLAEAGYEVTYGRRLFMEQGETVVTDDPDAIAERDYYTLAYAERADLEVEPATAAFETETPNADGATESESSAETDASATLETAEPIRAESRGSELADLERSEALEGGDWHRDRDWY, encoded by the coding sequence ATGACGCTGTACGGCGTCGGGCTCGGCCCCGGCGACGCAGACCTCGTGACCGTCCGCGGCAAGCGCGTCCTCGAGCGTGCGGACGTCGTCTACTCGCCGGGACGGCTCTCCCGGACGGTCGCGCTCGAGCACGTCGACGAGTCGACGATCGGCGACCTCGAGTTCCCGATGACGAGGGACGAGGAGAAGCTCCGCAGCGCCTGGAAAGCAGCCGCCGAGGAGGTGGCCTCGACGGCCGCGGACGGCGACGTCGCGTTCGTCACCCTCGGCGATCCGAACGTCTACTCGACGTTCGGCCACCTGCACCGGACGATGGCGGCGTTTCACCCGGACGTGGAGCTCGAGATCGTCCCTGGGGTCAGCGCGGTGACCGCGTTCGCGACCGCGCTCGGCGTCGAGATAGAGGCCGGGGCGGGACTCGCGCTACGGGAAGCCGCCGGCGGCGCGAGTCCGACCGGTCCGGACCGGATGATCCTGTTCAAGGTCACCGACGCGCCCGCGACCCACGAGGGACTCGCCGAGGCCGGCTACGAGGTGACCTACGGCCGTCGCCTGTTCATGGAACAGGGCGAGACGGTCGTCACCGACGACCCCGACGCGATCGCCGAGCGGGACTACTACACGCTCGCCTACGCCGAACGGGCGGACCTCGAGGTCGAGCCGGCGACGGCGGCCTTCGAGACCGAGACCCCGAACGCCGACGGCGCGACGGAATCCGAGTCCAGCGCGGAGACCGACGCGAGCGCGACGCTCGAGACGGCGGAGCCGATCCGAGCCGAGTCTCGCGGCTCCGAGCTGGCCGATCTCGAGCGTAGCGAAGCCTTAGAGGGCGGCGACTGGCACCGAGACCGGGACTGGTACTGA
- a CDS encoding precorrin-3B C(17)-methyltransferase has product MSAEDADADTTEGTPDDHGTLYVVGIGPGLPAHMTQRAKSVIESADVVIASNLYQEFLREDGTIPPESRTDEDGIATREDGSQQEIVRSTMGRQIELARAAFDYVREGKTVAHVSGGDPSVYGKSDLIFKMAEEESATDVPIEIVPGVTAALGGAANVGAPLCNDFCTVSLSDKWRGWDEIEEKLRAAAVSDFVIVLYNCWRNYERAVEIVREERTDDALVAIVNDAGRADAGRNGESRHVTTLGEAADHDDKVSGMGTSLIIGTHETETWSNDDRTYLVTPRGGRDVDDF; this is encoded by the coding sequence ATGAGCGCCGAGGACGCCGACGCGGACACGACCGAGGGTACCCCCGACGATCACGGCACCCTCTACGTCGTCGGCATCGGCCCCGGGCTGCCCGCCCACATGACCCAGCGCGCGAAGTCGGTCATCGAGTCCGCGGACGTTGTCATCGCCTCGAACCTCTACCAGGAGTTCCTGCGCGAGGACGGCACGATTCCGCCGGAGTCACGGACCGACGAGGACGGGATCGCGACCCGCGAGGACGGGAGCCAGCAGGAGATCGTTCGCTCGACGATGGGTCGCCAGATCGAACTCGCCCGCGCGGCGTTCGACTACGTCCGCGAGGGGAAGACGGTCGCCCACGTTTCGGGCGGCGATCCCTCCGTCTACGGCAAGTCCGACCTCATCTTCAAGATGGCCGAGGAGGAGTCTGCCACGGACGTCCCGATCGAGATCGTCCCCGGAGTGACGGCGGCGCTCGGCGGAGCGGCAAACGTCGGCGCGCCGCTGTGTAACGACTTCTGTACGGTCTCGCTGTCGGACAAGTGGCGCGGCTGGGACGAGATCGAGGAGAAACTGCGCGCCGCGGCGGTCTCCGATTTCGTGATCGTCCTCTACAACTGCTGGCGCAACTACGAGCGGGCGGTCGAGATCGTTCGTGAGGAACGCACCGACGACGCCCTCGTGGCGATCGTCAACGACGCGGGCCGTGCGGACGCCGGCCGCAACGGCGAGAGCCGGCACGTGACGACGCTCGGCGAGGCCGCCGACCACGACGACAAGGTGTCGGGGATGGGCACTTCGCTGATCATCGGCACCCACGAGACCGAAACCTGGAGCAACGACGACCGAACGTACCTCGTCACCCCGCGCGGCGGGCGTGACGTCGACGACTTCTGA
- a CDS encoding CbiX/SirB N-terminal domain-containing protein produces the protein MTDAAATGVDDEAVLLVGHGSRREKSNEQVRELAAGLESRLGVPVDAAFLELAKPSIEDAIADLATVVSELTVVHCSLFAASHVKNDVPVSIEQARAEHDGLAINNGRHLGIHPAMLEVLDDRAAAVERDLGVDREDDEVTVVLCGRGSSDPDANADVHKLARLLYEGRGFDRVEASFVGVTEPTLEETLHDLSKHRPDAVVVLPYMLGDGVLTQRVRDWTADFDEDYPYVDALAGDPLGTDSRLLDVFADRWQEARTDSVEMSCDTCKYKVGLEGYEEDVGGARAMLRALTHQESHADRDDVDDEPHSHDAPAKHVAVCTNRTCAEAGAPAVLERLRQAVRDADDCDARVTRSSCLGRCGDGPMVAVYPDGVWYGDVAEDDTDRIVGEHLTDDRIVSDLVDQTL, from the coding sequence GTGACGGACGCGGCGGCGACCGGCGTCGACGACGAAGCCGTCCTCCTGGTCGGCCACGGGTCGCGACGCGAGAAGTCCAACGAACAGGTCCGGGAACTGGCCGCTGGCCTCGAGTCGCGGCTCGGCGTCCCCGTCGACGCCGCCTTCCTCGAACTCGCGAAGCCGTCGATCGAGGACGCGATCGCCGACCTCGCGACGGTCGTCTCGGAACTGACGGTCGTCCACTGCTCGCTGTTCGCCGCGAGCCACGTCAAAAACGACGTCCCGGTCTCGATCGAGCAGGCGCGTGCGGAACACGACGGCCTGGCGATCAACAACGGCAGGCACCTGGGGATCCACCCGGCCATGCTCGAGGTGCTGGACGATCGCGCCGCCGCGGTCGAGCGGGACCTCGGCGTCGACCGCGAGGACGACGAGGTCACGGTCGTGCTCTGTGGCCGGGGCTCGAGCGATCCGGACGCCAACGCCGACGTCCACAAACTCGCTCGCCTCCTGTACGAGGGACGGGGGTTCGACCGCGTCGAGGCCTCGTTCGTCGGCGTCACGGAGCCGACCCTCGAGGAGACGCTGCACGATCTCTCCAAGCACCGGCCGGACGCCGTCGTCGTGCTCCCCTACATGCTCGGGGACGGCGTCCTCACCCAGCGGGTACGGGACTGGACGGCCGACTTCGACGAGGACTACCCTTACGTCGACGCCCTCGCGGGCGACCCGCTCGGGACCGACTCCCGGCTGCTCGACGTCTTCGCCGACCGATGGCAGGAGGCCCGCACGGACAGCGTCGAGATGTCCTGTGACACGTGCAAGTACAAGGTCGGCCTCGAGGGCTACGAGGAGGACGTCGGCGGCGCGCGGGCGATGCTGCGTGCGCTGACCCACCAGGAGAGCCATGCCGACCGCGACGACGTCGACGACGAACCCCACAGCCACGACGCGCCCGCGAAACACGTCGCCGTCTGTACGAACCGGACGTGCGCCGAGGCGGGCGCGCCGGCCGTCCTCGAGCGCCTGCGACAGGCGGTCCGGGACGCTGACGACTGCGACGCACGGGTTACGCGCTCGTCCTGTCTGGGACGCTGTGGCGACGGGCCGATGGTCGCGGTCTATCCCGACGGGGTCTGGTACGGCGACGTCGCCGAAGACGACACGGACCGGATCGTCGGGGAACACCTCACGGACGACCGGATCGTCAGCGACCTCGTCGACCAGACGCTGTGA
- the cbiG gene encoding cobalt-precorrin 5A hydrolase, translating into MSTDDTTETTDDGSDGGHCSTPDSDGEVAEEIAIVAFERKMATAEEIAAELADRYERIEILEYHGDVFEEHWGEYDCFVGLMASGIAMRKTAHLLDDKWDDPAICVVDEELTWAIPITGGHHGANQVAQDLATMGAVPAMTTASEAAGKQGVESRAKAMDAHVVNGDSTVQTNLAVLDDELGPVARLDGPKAVLVGDDVTVLKRNKEDGVVIGTGSVSGASADAFLEAWEAALERTEYGFEDVEFVATATRKEDEEGLLEAARERDLGVVAFDKETLLEHEGPTPSKSKELIGWPGVSEASAIAGGREQELVLEKIGYEDEVTVAIGR; encoded by the coding sequence ATGAGTACGGACGACACCACTGAGACGACCGACGACGGATCGGACGGCGGTCACTGCTCGACGCCCGACTCGGACGGCGAGGTCGCCGAGGAGATCGCGATCGTCGCCTTCGAACGCAAGATGGCGACCGCCGAGGAGATCGCGGCCGAACTCGCGGACCGTTACGAGCGGATCGAGATCCTCGAGTACCACGGCGACGTCTTCGAGGAGCACTGGGGCGAGTACGACTGTTTCGTCGGCCTGATGGCCTCGGGCATCGCGATGCGGAAGACGGCCCACCTGCTCGACGACAAGTGGGACGATCCCGCGATCTGCGTCGTCGACGAGGAGTTGACGTGGGCGATCCCGATCACGGGCGGCCACCACGGCGCGAACCAGGTCGCACAGGACCTGGCGACGATGGGTGCCGTGCCGGCGATGACGACCGCGAGCGAGGCCGCCGGCAAGCAGGGCGTCGAGTCCCGCGCGAAGGCGATGGACGCCCACGTCGTCAACGGGGATTCGACCGTCCAGACGAACCTCGCCGTCCTCGACGACGAACTCGGCCCCGTCGCCCGACTGGACGGCCCGAAGGCGGTGCTCGTCGGTGACGACGTGACGGTCCTCAAACGCAACAAGGAGGACGGCGTCGTCATCGGCACGGGCAGCGTCTCCGGCGCGAGCGCGGACGCCTTCCTCGAGGCCTGGGAGGCGGCCCTCGAGCGCACCGAGTACGGGTTCGAGGACGTCGAGTTCGTCGCCACCGCGACGCGGAAGGAAGACGAGGAGGGACTGCTCGAGGCGGCCCGGGAACGCGACCTGGGCGTCGTCGCCTTCGACAAGGAAACGCTGCTCGAGCACGAGGGGCCGACCCCCTCGAAATCGAAGGAGTTGATCGGCTGGCCGGGCGTCTCCGAGGCGAGCGCCATCGCCGGGGGGCGCGAGCAGGAACTGGTACTCGAGAAGATCGGTTACGAGGACGAGGTAACGGTGGCGATCGGCCGATGA
- a CDS encoding universal stress protein gives MYDAIVVATDGSETGTAAVDHAIGLASRFGANLFGLTVLESRTDYDNAIVDPEEVDRRRREQAEEIVADLESAAAEAGVDVETAVESGVPYEEIIAAAKARDADAIVVGSRGRSSFKRALLGGTVDAVVRYADRPVVVVDGPDEDGDGSETGNDSVPE, from the coding sequence ATGTACGACGCCATCGTCGTCGCGACCGACGGGAGCGAGACCGGAACCGCCGCCGTCGACCACGCGATCGGGCTCGCGAGCCGGTTCGGTGCCAACCTGTTCGGCCTGACGGTCCTCGAGAGCCGGACGGACTACGACAACGCGATCGTCGACCCCGAGGAGGTCGACCGCCGGCGACGGGAGCAAGCCGAGGAGATCGTTGCGGACCTCGAGTCGGCGGCGGCCGAAGCCGGCGTCGACGTCGAGACGGCCGTCGAGTCGGGCGTCCCGTACGAGGAGATCATCGCGGCCGCGAAGGCGCGGGACGCGGACGCGATCGTCGTCGGCTCTCGTGGGCGGTCCTCGTTCAAACGGGCGCTGCTCGGCGGGACCGTCGACGCGGTCGTCAGGTACGCCGACCGGCCGGTGGTGGTCGTCGACGGCCCGGACGAGGACGGCGACGGGAGCGAGACCGGGAACGACTCGGTCCCCGAGTAA
- a CDS encoding DUF3209 family protein: MSCHEIEALRLGLITVLGVGDDSDREHARQELEGHLEGPIEGLVEADSLAEIERHLDAALVDLESDLAAMEADDPAYDYTRGRLLELRNAERAVKRLRTQGESVVDGLGEAHDALHETFPVEE; encoded by the coding sequence ATGAGCTGCCACGAAATCGAAGCGCTACGACTCGGACTGATAACCGTCCTCGGCGTCGGGGACGACAGCGACCGCGAACACGCACGACAGGAACTCGAGGGCCACCTCGAGGGACCGATCGAGGGCCTCGTCGAGGCCGACAGCCTGGCCGAGATCGAACGCCACCTCGACGCGGCCCTGGTCGACCTCGAGAGCGACCTCGCCGCGATGGAGGCCGACGATCCCGCTTACGACTACACGCGGGGGCGACTGCTCGAGCTTCGAAACGCCGAGCGTGCGGTAAAGCGGTTACGAACGCAGGGCGAGAGCGTCGTCGACGGGCTGGGCGAGGCCCACGACGCGCTCCACGAGACGTTCCCGGTCGAAGAATGA
- a CDS encoding ferredoxin yields the protein MPRYEITIEKDACDGIFACLTRDPRFVEAPDGLATIDPDADPVYDCDGEVSDDGERVVAAFDDDRLEEARRAAAACPTDAIIVEEVDE from the coding sequence ATGCCACGATACGAAATCACGATCGAGAAGGACGCCTGCGACGGGATCTTCGCCTGCCTCACCCGGGATCCGCGCTTCGTGGAAGCCCCGGACGGGCTGGCGACGATCGATCCCGACGCGGACCCGGTCTACGACTGCGACGGCGAAGTCAGCGACGACGGCGAGCGAGTGGTGGCCGCGTTCGACGACGACCGCCTCGAGGAGGCCAGACGGGCCGCAGCGGCCTGTCCGACGGACGCGATCATCGTCGAGGAGGTGGACGAATGA
- a CDS encoding outer membrane protein assembly factor BamB family protein, with amino-acid sequence MSARDTETADRPRSGEFRRRALGEIEPARSRHMWTRSAVHISDGRIFAGTQDGTVTAYDRDSLEPQWSATHPGQAVGITTLEGADGPTVAVAGRGERGAIVGYDAETGDSRWRYEAAEDVGDPADTGVFALPYVVALESNDDGGLYAAARRYERDGDERRWESVVYAFGTDGTVRWQYGTDASPIAIDLDPDEATGRLAVAYNRCPGRHDNGLVVLEAETGDLAWTWDPGTDGERRVGDVSLEGGRAAVASHGDKRGYLLESGGAERWRVDLAVETEIGAETLYAYPNHACLADGAVAFATGNTYAVAGRETEHRHPNEHRLAVVDAETGGPLWDADLGGFVNGLASDDGTLVAPCAQNFRVRDPDTHAVRWFDLESEPGDAAGTERFDGIAAAAAIHDGTIAAIEEPVEYHDQGETRGEYALRVGSVV; translated from the coding sequence ATGAGCGCGAGGGACACCGAGACGGCCGACCGACCGCGTTCCGGGGAGTTCCGTCGACGCGCACTCGGCGAGATCGAGCCGGCGCGCAGTCGTCACATGTGGACCAGATCGGCCGTCCACATCTCGGACGGGCGGATCTTCGCCGGGACGCAGGACGGTACCGTGACCGCGTACGATCGCGACTCCCTCGAGCCGCAGTGGTCGGCGACCCATCCAGGTCAGGCGGTCGGGATCACGACACTCGAGGGGGCGGACGGACCGACGGTCGCAGTCGCCGGCCGCGGCGAACGCGGAGCCATCGTCGGCTACGACGCGGAGACGGGCGACTCCCGCTGGCGATACGAGGCGGCCGAGGACGTCGGGGACCCCGCCGATACGGGAGTGTTCGCCCTCCCATACGTCGTTGCGCTCGAGTCCAACGACGACGGCGGCCTGTACGCCGCGGCCAGGCGCTACGAACGCGACGGCGACGAGCGCCGCTGGGAGAGCGTCGTCTACGCGTTCGGGACCGACGGGACGGTCCGCTGGCAGTACGGGACCGACGCGTCGCCGATCGCGATCGACCTGGATCCCGACGAGGCCACGGGACGGCTTGCGGTCGCGTACAATCGCTGTCCCGGCCGCCACGACAACGGCCTGGTCGTCCTCGAGGCCGAGACGGGCGACCTCGCCTGGACCTGGGATCCCGGAACCGACGGCGAGCGCCGCGTCGGCGACGTCTCCCTCGAGGGCGGCCGCGCGGCGGTCGCGAGCCACGGGGACAAGCGCGGCTACCTGCTCGAGTCCGGCGGAGCCGAACGGTGGCGGGTGGACCTCGCCGTCGAAACCGAAATCGGCGCGGAGACGCTGTACGCCTATCCGAATCACGCGTGTCTCGCGGACGGCGCCGTCGCGTTCGCGACCGGGAACACGTACGCCGTGGCGGGTCGCGAGACGGAGCACCGGCACCCGAACGAGCACCGCCTTGCCGTCGTCGACGCCGAGACGGGCGGCCCGCTGTGGGACGCCGATCTCGGCGGCTTCGTGAACGGGCTCGCGTCCGACGACGGGACGCTCGTCGCCCCGTGTGCACAGAACTTCCGCGTGCGGGATCCGGACACCCACGCGGTGCGCTGGTTCGACCTCGAGTCCGAACCGGGAGACGCGGCCGGCACGGAGCGGTTCGACGGGATCGCTGCGGCGGCCGCGATCCACGACGGGACGATCGCTGCGATCGAGGAGCCGGTCGAGTACCACGACCAAGGAGAGACCCGCGGCGAGTACGCCCTCCGCGTCGGATCGGTCGTCTGA
- the cobJ gene encoding precorrin-3B C(17)-methyltransferase codes for MSTETDTDTDADAENEESTSNCGASGAESETSRSSSKCGGSSGSDDSSGSKCGASSSEDDSNEEEVGATVEDFDADPGQLVAVGLGPGQPEGMTERAKTALHEAEHIVGYTTYIELLPDEITEGADEIYDTPMCGEVSRTEEAIDRALAGNDVAIVGSGDPNVYALAGLALEILESKGATATMVDFEVVPGVPAAQSCGARLGAPLVNDTVSISLSDHLVPMPEIESRLHAAAKEGFTITIYNPWSRKRRENFEKACEILLTHRDEDTPVGIVHGAGREDEEVVITELGDLEEFGEREIVDMTTTIVVGTEDTYVWDDRMVRPRGYETKYDY; via the coding sequence ATGAGCACGGAGACAGACACGGATACGGACGCGGACGCTGAAAACGAGGAATCGACGTCGAACTGCGGCGCGTCGGGCGCCGAATCGGAGACGAGCCGCTCGAGTTCGAAGTGTGGTGGTTCGAGTGGGAGTGACGACTCGAGCGGGTCGAAATGCGGCGCCTCGAGTTCCGAAGACGACTCGAACGAAGAAGAGGTCGGCGCGACCGTCGAGGACTTCGACGCCGACCCTGGCCAGCTCGTGGCGGTCGGCCTCGGCCCCGGTCAGCCCGAGGGGATGACCGAGCGCGCGAAGACGGCGCTGCACGAGGCCGAACACATCGTCGGCTACACGACCTACATCGAACTGCTGCCGGACGAGATCACCGAAGGGGCCGACGAGATCTACGACACGCCCATGTGCGGCGAAGTCTCCCGCACGGAGGAGGCGATCGACCGGGCGCTCGCGGGCAACGACGTGGCGATCGTCGGCAGCGGCGACCCCAACGTCTACGCGCTCGCCGGGCTGGCACTCGAGATCCTCGAGTCCAAGGGCGCGACGGCGACGATGGTCGACTTCGAGGTCGTTCCGGGCGTTCCCGCGGCCCAGTCCTGCGGCGCTCGGCTCGGTGCGCCGCTCGTCAACGACACCGTCTCGATCTCGCTGTCCGATCACCTCGTGCCGATGCCCGAGATCGAGTCCAGGCTCCACGCGGCCGCGAAGGAGGGCTTCACGATCACGATCTACAACCCCTGGAGTCGGAAGCGCCGCGAGAACTTCGAAAAAGCCTGCGAGATCCTCCTGACCCACCGCGACGAGGACACCCCGGTCGGCATTGTCCACGGCGCGGGCCGCGAGGACGAAGAAGTGGTAATCACGGAACTCGGCGACCTCGAGGAGTTCGGCGAGCGCGAGATCGTCGACATGACGACGACGATCGTCGTCGGGACGGAGGACACCTACGTCTGGGACGACCGGATGGTACGGCCCCGCGGCTACGAGACGAAGTACGACTACTGA
- the cbiT gene encoding precorrin-6Y C5,15-methyltransferase (decarboxylating) subunit CbiT — protein MSSIALPHDAKAGPTKPEVRAVLQSKLALEEDDHFAEVGSCTGAVTIDAARTAGRVTALERKADRLETTEKNLAANAESTRADVELRNAEAPDGLPDDADALFLGGSRNFEAVLDHAVETGVDRIVMNVSRLEVAGAAAEAFRERDLLEEVVQFQVSHGYELAGATSFDADNPVYMLVGSAAEGSADRGEPR, from the coding sequence ATGTCATCCATCGCGTTGCCACACGACGCGAAGGCCGGACCGACGAAACCCGAGGTTCGGGCCGTCCTCCAGTCGAAACTCGCGCTCGAGGAGGACGACCACTTCGCGGAGGTCGGCTCCTGTACCGGGGCCGTCACGATCGACGCCGCACGGACGGCGGGACGCGTGACCGCCCTCGAGCGGAAGGCGGACCGGCTCGAGACCACCGAGAAGAACCTCGCGGCGAACGCGGAGTCGACGCGCGCCGACGTCGAACTCCGGAACGCGGAGGCGCCCGACGGGCTCCCCGACGATGCAGACGCGCTCTTCCTCGGCGGGAGCCGGAACTTCGAGGCCGTCCTCGATCACGCGGTCGAGACCGGGGTCGACCGGATCGTGATGAACGTCTCACGGCTCGAGGTAGCGGGCGCCGCGGCGGAGGCCTTCCGCGAGCGCGACCTCCTCGAGGAGGTCGTCCAGTTCCAGGTGAGCCACGGCTACGAACTCGCCGGCGCGACGAGTTTCGACGCGGACAACCCGGTGTACATGCTCGTCGGGAGCGCGGCCGAAGGGAGCGCGGACCGAGGTGAGCCGCGATGA